A stretch of the Ostrea edulis chromosome 9, xbOstEdul1.1, whole genome shotgun sequence genome encodes the following:
- the LOC125667710 gene encoding monocarboxylate transporter 12-like isoform X2 translates to MGIGIKYFTERTLVVGGALFGLTSNIGSAFAPNSSTLFFTQGVLFGLSTTFAHLSSTLLVGKYFERRRGMANGIINLGGSIGGLAWPPVITYLLNDYGLQGTLLIVGAVCLHLIPVGLLMRPIDLGAKEESTHSLEIATGFEEGNEHLVSPSNHDPENCFIETESSQIEQSSEAKIERNCCRQCSSLIFNFALFKNSSFLLLVVMSFLVSFGCVLPLTYIPPFAEDRGIQRNRIGYLVTISAASDIVSRTIFIFLADNRKVKRYHMMAIGLMGGGVVCLLANFYTTFITISVFSALHIFLAGTYFSLINVVMVDFIGLRNLNHGLAMSTVTRGISSAVGSLSMGLIRDESGSYVGGFMWMGACLILGGLSLLVKPFLSKRAPEQTRTSEGKL, encoded by the exons ATGGGTATTGGCATTAAATACTTCACTGAGAGGACACTGGTAGTCGGTGGCGCTTTATTCGGACTGACCTCAAATATAGGAAGTGCATTTGCACCCAATTCTTCTACCTTATTTTTCACACAGGGTGTTTTATTTG GATTGTCTACCACGTTCGCTCATCTTTCGTCTACCTTGTTAGTTGGGAAATATTTCGAAAGGCGCCGTGGTATGGCCAATGGAATCATCAATCTTGGTGGTAGCATCGGGGGGTTAGCATGGCCACCAGTTATCACCTATTTGTTGAATGATTATGGACTACAAGGCACCCTGCTCATAGTAGGTGCGGTATGCCTGCATCTTATACCTGTTGGTTTGCTTATGAGACCAATAGATTTGGGTGCAAAAGAAGAAAGTACTCACTCCTTAGAAATTGCAACAGGCTTCGAAGAAGGCAATGAACATTTAGTTTCCCCTTCAAACCATGAcccagaaaactgttttatCGAAACGGAATCTTCTCAGATTGAACAATCATCTGAGGCAAAAATTGAAAGGAATTGCTGTAGACAATGTTCATCATTGATATTCAATTTTGCGCTTTTTAAGAATTCGAGCTTCCTTCTCCTCGTGGTGATGTCATTTCTTGTTTCTTTTGGATGCGTGCTACCTTTGACTTACATTCCGCCTTTTGCAGAAGACCGAGGCATTCAGAGAAATAGGATTGGATATCTTGTCACTATTTCTGCAGCAAGTGATATTGTCAGCAGAACTATATTCATTTTTCTAGCTGATAACAGAAAAGTCAAGAGGTATCATATGATGGCTATTGGGTTAATGGGCGGTGGAGTTGTCTGTCTTCTTGCAAACTTTTACACCACTTTCATAACTATCTCAGTTTTCAGTGCATTACACATCTTCCTCGCGGGAACCTATTTTTCGTTAATTAACGTTGTGATGGTAGATTTTATAGGACTAAGGAATTTGAATCATGGTTTAGCCATGAGTACAGTTACCAGAGGAATATCGTCGGCAGTTGGATCATTATCGATGG GTCTGATACGGGATGAGAGTGGTTCGTATGTCGGTGGTTTCATGTGGATGGGTGCTTGTCTAATCCTGGGAGGACTATCACTACTTGTCAAACCGTTCCTTTCCAAACGAGCGCcagagcaaacacggacttctGAAGGAAAACtctga